A single Macaca mulatta isolate MMU2019108-1 chromosome 11, T2T-MMU8v2.0, whole genome shotgun sequence DNA region contains:
- the C11H12orf43 gene encoding protein CUSTOS isoform X4, which yields MAAPSGNMSDSESSSSSSDAEELERCREAAMPAWGLEQRPHGAVKPRAGAANNQLSTSQPSLRHKVDEHEQDGNELQTTPEFRAHVAKKLGALLDSFITISEAAKEPTKAKVQKVASEDDGCEKEESPQPRRKRQPSSSSEDSDEEWRRCREAAVSASDILQESAIHSPGTVEKEVKKTRKLKKKAKKVAGVDSAVATPTPSPTSTATVQKQKSGELNGDQVSLRTQKKKKKKKAKKASEASPFPPAKSATAVPAN from the exons ATGGCGGCGCCCAGTGGCAATATGAGCGATTcggaaagcagcagcagcagtagcgaTGCGGAGGAGCTGGAGCGGTGCCGCGAGGCGGCAATGCCGGCCTGGGGTTTGGAGCAACGCCCGCACGGGGCAGTAAAGCCAAGAGCCG GTGCTGCAAATAACCAGTTGTCAACCTCCCAACCGAGCCTCAG GCATAAGGTGGATGAGCATGAACAAGATGGCAACGAGCTTCAGACCACCCCTGAATTCCGAGCCCACGTAGCCAAGAAGCTGGGAGCCCTGCTGGACAG CTTCATTACCATCTCAGAAGCAGCAAAGGAGCCTACAAAAGCTAAGGTACAGAAAGTCGCTTCAGAGGATGATG GCTGTGAGAAGGAAGAGTCTCCCCAACCCCGCCGAAAGCGACAGCCCTCCAGCTCCAG TGAGGACAGTGATGAGGAGTGGCGGCGGTGCCGGGAGGCAGCTGTGTCGGCGTCCGACATCCTGCAGGAGTCAGCCATCCACAGCCCTGGCACGGTGGAGAAGGAGGTAAAGAAGACAAGGAAGCTGAAAAAGAAAGCCAAGAAGGTGGCCGGCGTCGACTCGGCTgtagccacccccacccccagccccaccagCACAGCCACAGTCCAGAAGCAGAAGTCAGGTGAGCTCAACGGGGACCAGGTGTCGCTTAggactcaaaagaagaaaaagaagaaaaaggcaaagaaggccaGCGAGGCCtctccattcccaccagcaaagaGTGCCACAGCTGTGCCTGCAAATTGA
- the C11H12orf43 gene encoding protein CUSTOS isoform X3 codes for MAAPSGNMSDSESSSSSSDAEELERCREAAMPAWGLEQRPHGAVKPRAGAANNQLSTSQPSLRHKVDEHEQDGNELQTTPEFRAHVAKKLGALLDSFITISEAAKEPTKAKVQKVASEDDGCEKEESPQPRRKRQPSSSSSEDSDEEWRRCREAAVSASDILQESAIHSPGTVEKEVKKTRKLKKKAKKVAGVDSAVATPTPSPTSTATVQKQKSGELNGDQVSLRTQKKKKKKKAKKASEASPFPPAKSATAVPAN; via the exons ATGGCGGCGCCCAGTGGCAATATGAGCGATTcggaaagcagcagcagcagtagcgaTGCGGAGGAGCTGGAGCGGTGCCGCGAGGCGGCAATGCCGGCCTGGGGTTTGGAGCAACGCCCGCACGGGGCAGTAAAGCCAAGAGCCG GTGCTGCAAATAACCAGTTGTCAACCTCCCAACCGAGCCTCAG GCATAAGGTGGATGAGCATGAACAAGATGGCAACGAGCTTCAGACCACCCCTGAATTCCGAGCCCACGTAGCCAAGAAGCTGGGAGCCCTGCTGGACAG CTTCATTACCATCTCAGAAGCAGCAAAGGAGCCTACAAAAGCTAAGGTACAGAAAGTCGCTTCAGAGGATGATG GCTGTGAGAAGGAAGAGTCTCCCCAACCCCGCCGAAAGCGACAGCCCTCCAGCTCCAG CAGTGAGGACAGTGATGAGGAGTGGCGGCGGTGCCGGGAGGCAGCTGTGTCGGCGTCCGACATCCTGCAGGAGTCAGCCATCCACAGCCCTGGCACGGTGGAGAAGGAGGTAAAGAAGACAAGGAAGCTGAAAAAGAAAGCCAAGAAGGTGGCCGGCGTCGACTCGGCTgtagccacccccacccccagccccaccagCACAGCCACAGTCCAGAAGCAGAAGTCAGGTGAGCTCAACGGGGACCAGGTGTCGCTTAggactcaaaagaagaaaaagaagaaaaaggcaaagaaggccaGCGAGGCCtctccattcccaccagcaaagaGTGCCACAGCTGTGCCTGCAAATTGA
- the C11H12orf43 gene encoding protein CUSTOS isoform X2 has translation MAAPSGNMSDSESSSSSSDAEELERCREAAMPAWGLEQRPHGAVKPRAGAANNQLSTSQPSLRHKVDEHEQDGNELQTTPEFRAHVAKKLGALLDSFITISEAAKEPTKAKVQKVASEDDGFRLFFSSVPGGCEKEESPQPRRKRQPSSSSEDSDEEWRRCREAAVSASDILQESAIHSPGTVEKEVKKTRKLKKKAKKVAGVDSAVATPTPSPTSTATVQKQKSGELNGDQVSLRTQKKKKKKKAKKASEASPFPPAKSATAVPAN, from the exons ATGGCGGCGCCCAGTGGCAATATGAGCGATTcggaaagcagcagcagcagtagcgaTGCGGAGGAGCTGGAGCGGTGCCGCGAGGCGGCAATGCCGGCCTGGGGTTTGGAGCAACGCCCGCACGGGGCAGTAAAGCCAAGAGCCG GTGCTGCAAATAACCAGTTGTCAACCTCCCAACCGAGCCTCAG GCATAAGGTGGATGAGCATGAACAAGATGGCAACGAGCTTCAGACCACCCCTGAATTCCGAGCCCACGTAGCCAAGAAGCTGGGAGCCCTGCTGGACAG CTTCATTACCATCTCAGAAGCAGCAAAGGAGCCTACAAAAGCTAAGGTACAGAAAGTCGCTTCAGAGGATGATG GTTTCCGCCTTTTCTTCTCGTCTGTCCCTGGAGGCTGTGAGAAGGAAGAGTCTCCCCAACCCCGCCGAAAGCGACAGCCCTCCAGCTCCAG TGAGGACAGTGATGAGGAGTGGCGGCGGTGCCGGGAGGCAGCTGTGTCGGCGTCCGACATCCTGCAGGAGTCAGCCATCCACAGCCCTGGCACGGTGGAGAAGGAGGTAAAGAAGACAAGGAAGCTGAAAAAGAAAGCCAAGAAGGTGGCCGGCGTCGACTCGGCTgtagccacccccacccccagccccaccagCACAGCCACAGTCCAGAAGCAGAAGTCAGGTGAGCTCAACGGGGACCAGGTGTCGCTTAggactcaaaagaagaaaaagaagaaaaaggcaaagaaggccaGCGAGGCCtctccattcccaccagcaaagaGTGCCACAGCTGTGCCTGCAAATTGA
- the C11H12orf43 gene encoding protein CUSTOS isoform X1 yields MAAPSGNMSDSESSSSSSDAEELERCREAAMPAWGLEQRPHGAVKPRAGAANNQLSTSQPSLRHKVDEHEQDGNELQTTPEFRAHVAKKLGALLDSFITISEAAKEPTKAKVQKVASEDDGFRLFFSSVPGGCEKEESPQPRRKRQPSSSSSEDSDEEWRRCREAAVSASDILQESAIHSPGTVEKEVKKTRKLKKKAKKVAGVDSAVATPTPSPTSTATVQKQKSGELNGDQVSLRTQKKKKKKKAKKASEASPFPPAKSATAVPAN; encoded by the exons ATGGCGGCGCCCAGTGGCAATATGAGCGATTcggaaagcagcagcagcagtagcgaTGCGGAGGAGCTGGAGCGGTGCCGCGAGGCGGCAATGCCGGCCTGGGGTTTGGAGCAACGCCCGCACGGGGCAGTAAAGCCAAGAGCCG GTGCTGCAAATAACCAGTTGTCAACCTCCCAACCGAGCCTCAG GCATAAGGTGGATGAGCATGAACAAGATGGCAACGAGCTTCAGACCACCCCTGAATTCCGAGCCCACGTAGCCAAGAAGCTGGGAGCCCTGCTGGACAG CTTCATTACCATCTCAGAAGCAGCAAAGGAGCCTACAAAAGCTAAGGTACAGAAAGTCGCTTCAGAGGATGATG GTTTCCGCCTTTTCTTCTCGTCTGTCCCTGGAGGCTGTGAGAAGGAAGAGTCTCCCCAACCCCGCCGAAAGCGACAGCCCTCCAGCTCCAG CAGTGAGGACAGTGATGAGGAGTGGCGGCGGTGCCGGGAGGCAGCTGTGTCGGCGTCCGACATCCTGCAGGAGTCAGCCATCCACAGCCCTGGCACGGTGGAGAAGGAGGTAAAGAAGACAAGGAAGCTGAAAAAGAAAGCCAAGAAGGTGGCCGGCGTCGACTCGGCTgtagccacccccacccccagccccaccagCACAGCCACAGTCCAGAAGCAGAAGTCAGGTGAGCTCAACGGGGACCAGGTGTCGCTTAggactcaaaagaagaaaaagaagaaaaaggcaaagaaggccaGCGAGGCCtctccattcccaccagcaaagaGTGCCACAGCTGTGCCTGCAAATTGA
- the C11H12orf43 gene encoding protein CUSTOS isoform X5: MAAPSGNMSDSESSSSSSDAEELERCREAAMPAWGLEQRPHGAVKPRAGAANNQLSTSQPSLSFITISEAAKEPTKAKVQKVASEDDGFRLFFSSVPGGCEKEESPQPRRKRQPSSSSSEDSDEEWRRCREAAVSASDILQESAIHSPGTVEKEVKKTRKLKKKAKKVAGVDSAVATPTPSPTSTATVQKQKSGELNGDQVSLRTQKKKKKKKAKKASEASPFPPAKSATAVPAN; encoded by the exons ATGGCGGCGCCCAGTGGCAATATGAGCGATTcggaaagcagcagcagcagtagcgaTGCGGAGGAGCTGGAGCGGTGCCGCGAGGCGGCAATGCCGGCCTGGGGTTTGGAGCAACGCCCGCACGGGGCAGTAAAGCCAAGAGCCG GTGCTGCAAATAACCAGTTGTCAACCTCCCAACCGAGCCTCAG CTTCATTACCATCTCAGAAGCAGCAAAGGAGCCTACAAAAGCTAAGGTACAGAAAGTCGCTTCAGAGGATGATG GTTTCCGCCTTTTCTTCTCGTCTGTCCCTGGAGGCTGTGAGAAGGAAGAGTCTCCCCAACCCCGCCGAAAGCGACAGCCCTCCAGCTCCAG CAGTGAGGACAGTGATGAGGAGTGGCGGCGGTGCCGGGAGGCAGCTGTGTCGGCGTCCGACATCCTGCAGGAGTCAGCCATCCACAGCCCTGGCACGGTGGAGAAGGAGGTAAAGAAGACAAGGAAGCTGAAAAAGAAAGCCAAGAAGGTGGCCGGCGTCGACTCGGCTgtagccacccccacccccagccccaccagCACAGCCACAGTCCAGAAGCAGAAGTCAGGTGAGCTCAACGGGGACCAGGTGTCGCTTAggactcaaaagaagaaaaagaagaaaaaggcaaagaaggccaGCGAGGCCtctccattcccaccagcaaagaGTGCCACAGCTGTGCCTGCAAATTGA
- the C11H12orf43 gene encoding protein CUSTOS isoform X6 — MLCQNPGAANNQLSTSQPSLRHKVDEHEQDGNELQTTPEFRAHVAKKLGALLDSFITISEAAKEPTKAKVQKVASEDDGFRLFFSSVPGGCEKEESPQPRRKRQPSSSSSEDSDEEWRRCREAAVSASDILQESAIHSPGTVEKEVKKTRKLKKKAKKVAGVDSAVATPTPSPTSTATVQKQKSGELNGDQVSLRTQKKKKKKKAKKASEASPFPPAKSATAVPAN, encoded by the exons atgCTCTGTCAAAACCCAG GTGCTGCAAATAACCAGTTGTCAACCTCCCAACCGAGCCTCAG GCATAAGGTGGATGAGCATGAACAAGATGGCAACGAGCTTCAGACCACCCCTGAATTCCGAGCCCACGTAGCCAAGAAGCTGGGAGCCCTGCTGGACAG CTTCATTACCATCTCAGAAGCAGCAAAGGAGCCTACAAAAGCTAAGGTACAGAAAGTCGCTTCAGAGGATGATG GTTTCCGCCTTTTCTTCTCGTCTGTCCCTGGAGGCTGTGAGAAGGAAGAGTCTCCCCAACCCCGCCGAAAGCGACAGCCCTCCAGCTCCAG CAGTGAGGACAGTGATGAGGAGTGGCGGCGGTGCCGGGAGGCAGCTGTGTCGGCGTCCGACATCCTGCAGGAGTCAGCCATCCACAGCCCTGGCACGGTGGAGAAGGAGGTAAAGAAGACAAGGAAGCTGAAAAAGAAAGCCAAGAAGGTGGCCGGCGTCGACTCGGCTgtagccacccccacccccagccccaccagCACAGCCACAGTCCAGAAGCAGAAGTCAGGTGAGCTCAACGGGGACCAGGTGTCGCTTAggactcaaaagaagaaaaagaagaaaaaggcaaagaaggccaGCGAGGCCtctccattcccaccagcaaagaGTGCCACAGCTGTGCCTGCAAATTGA